The following proteins are co-located in the Haloarcula marismortui ATCC 43049 genome:
- a CDS encoding metal-dependent hydrolase — MADLLTHLLAPYILLTVASWRVDWLDQRWVVVGMGGAAIPDLVKVGIVLNERVVEAFLGVPFTYMPVSTLGGVLLLTGVITVAFERRRWRRVFGLVTFGGLTSLLLDGMRVYADGRASAWLYPFTNWQPPTPSLYVSSDPTVLVVAVLAAGTVAVLDRQMRVRR; from the coding sequence ATGGCTGACCTGCTAACACACCTGCTCGCCCCATATATCCTTCTCACGGTAGCGAGCTGGCGCGTCGACTGGCTCGATCAGCGCTGGGTCGTCGTTGGGATGGGCGGTGCGGCGATTCCCGATCTGGTAAAGGTCGGAATCGTGCTAAACGAGAGGGTAGTCGAAGCGTTTCTCGGCGTTCCGTTCACCTATATGCCTGTCTCTACACTCGGCGGAGTCCTGTTGCTCACTGGAGTCATCACCGTCGCATTCGAGCGACGACGCTGGAGACGAGTATTCGGCCTCGTGACGTTCGGCGGCCTCACGTCGTTGCTACTCGATGGGATGCGAGTGTACGCCGACGGACGAGCGAGCGCGTGGCTGTACCCGTTCACGAACTGGCAGCCGCCGACGCCGAGCCTATACGTGTCTTCGGACCCGACCGTGCTCGTGGTGGCAGTACTCGCTGCCGGCACAGTCGCAGTCCTTGACAGACAAATGCGAGTGCGTCGCTAA
- the glmU gene encoding bifunctional sugar-1-phosphate nucleotidylyltransferase/acetyltransferase: MHIDTAVVLAAGEGTRLRPLTRNRPKPMLPAANRPILEHVFDALVEAGIEKLVVVVGYKRDRVQDHFGPTYRGVPISYVSQTKQLGSGHALLQARSVVDGPVLVMNGDRLVDAATIEEVDTSYAETGNTSIAVLERQDTSRYGAVEVQDRDIVDIVEKPQHDEFRLINGGVYAFDGDIFEAIDETTRHAGELALTDTIELLLESDRVQAVEVDGMWVDATYPWDLLTVAREVLARGRVVESARDEQVWVDNSARVHDEATLQSPVVIGPDCEIGPDAVIGPNVALGRNTTIGANSVIQHTVLDADTRVDPSSTLIDTVTGQDVDLGVNTVVPGGPADVQVGTEVFEDQRLGAVIADRAVALGDVSFVSGSLVGPNARLATGVTVNGTVREGAEVVR, translated from the coding sequence ATGCACATCGATACGGCTGTAGTCCTTGCTGCGGGTGAAGGGACTCGTCTCCGGCCGTTGACGCGAAACCGGCCAAAACCTATGTTGCCGGCCGCAAACCGTCCGATTCTCGAACACGTCTTCGACGCGCTGGTCGAGGCAGGCATCGAAAAACTGGTCGTCGTCGTCGGCTACAAGCGCGACCGCGTTCAGGACCACTTCGGGCCGACATATCGCGGCGTTCCTATTTCCTACGTGAGCCAGACGAAACAGCTCGGCAGCGGACACGCACTCCTTCAGGCACGGAGCGTCGTTGACGGCCCGGTTCTGGTGATGAACGGTGACCGTCTCGTCGACGCAGCCACTATCGAGGAGGTAGACACCTCCTACGCGGAGACCGGGAACACAAGCATCGCCGTCCTTGAACGGCAAGACACCAGCCGGTACGGTGCTGTCGAGGTACAGGACCGCGATATTGTTGATATCGTCGAAAAGCCACAACACGACGAGTTCAGGCTCATCAACGGCGGTGTGTACGCTTTCGACGGCGACATCTTCGAGGCTATCGACGAAACGACCCGTCATGCCGGCGAGCTGGCACTGACTGACACTATCGAACTCCTCCTTGAATCTGACCGCGTTCAGGCAGTCGAGGTCGACGGGATGTGGGTCGACGCGACGTACCCGTGGGACCTGCTGACCGTCGCCCGAGAGGTGCTGGCGCGGGGCCGGGTCGTCGAATCGGCCCGAGACGAGCAGGTCTGGGTCGATAACTCCGCACGCGTCCACGACGAGGCGACCCTCCAGTCGCCGGTTGTCATTGGCCCGGACTGTGAGATCGGACCCGACGCTGTCATCGGTCCGAACGTCGCGCTTGGCCGTAACACCACTATCGGGGCCAACAGCGTCATCCAGCACACTGTCCTCGACGCGGACACGCGTGTCGACCCGAGTTCGACTCTTATTGACACTGTCACCGGGCAGGACGTGGATCTGGGCGTCAACACTGTCGTTCCTGGTGGCCCGGCCGATGTTCAGGTCGGCACAGAAGTGTTCGAGGACCAGCGGCTCGGTGCCGTCATCGCCGACCGTGCCGTCGCACTCGGTGACGTGAGCTTCGTCTCCGGGTCGCTCGTGGGTCCTAATGCTCGGCTCGCCACTGGCGTGACAGTCAATGGAACTGTCCGCGAAGGCGCGGAGGTGGTCCGCTGA
- a CDS encoding CheF family chemotaxis protein yields MSDTEKKIADTKGQFLQAVSQGQRLTDAEWRNCRIVLTTERVALLGDDKRQISLTDIDRIADRFDVNQQSAGVSDYVALYVGEDVILVSASDHGTFETDFYRASLDGAIVLVQHPALKGGVVQSAEWTKGRLKVTDEALKLAMADGQAVVIDRADIGDLAVEEKQVSGEERTVIQVEHSEEDISVETHLAGEEFHATVLRTMLEESAEQNQADLDLSSTEKRVIMALHSGVSPFDIPNFVGIDVEKTEEIFDRLIELDVISVLRERTEVNLTTKGRRVAGERMGEQ; encoded by the coding sequence ATGAGCGACACCGAAAAGAAGATCGCCGATACGAAGGGGCAGTTCCTCCAGGCGGTCTCACAGGGCCAGCGGCTGACCGACGCCGAGTGGCGAAACTGTCGCATCGTCCTCACCACCGAGCGGGTCGCCCTGCTGGGCGACGACAAGCGACAGATTTCACTGACCGATATCGACCGTATCGCTGACCGGTTCGACGTGAACCAGCAGAGTGCCGGGGTCTCCGACTACGTCGCACTCTACGTCGGCGAAGACGTTATCCTCGTGTCGGCATCGGACCACGGAACGTTCGAGACCGATTTTTACCGGGCGAGTCTCGACGGCGCAATCGTGCTGGTTCAACACCCGGCACTGAAGGGCGGCGTCGTCCAGTCTGCTGAGTGGACGAAAGGCCGACTCAAAGTGACTGACGAGGCGCTGAAACTCGCGATGGCCGACGGCCAGGCTGTCGTCATTGACCGCGCCGACATCGGCGACCTTGCTGTCGAAGAGAAGCAGGTCAGCGGCGAGGAGCGGACGGTCATTCAGGTCGAACACAGCGAGGAAGATATCAGCGTCGAAACCCATCTCGCAGGCGAGGAGTTTCATGCAACTGTCCTCCGGACAATGCTCGAAGAGAGCGCCGAACAGAACCAGGCCGATCTGGACCTGAGCTCGACGGAGAAGCGGGTCATCATGGCGCTACACTCCGGTGTGTCGCCGTTCGACATCCCCAACTTCGTCGGCATCGATGTCGAAAAAACCGAGGAGATTTTCGACCGACTGATCGAACTCGACGTGATAAGCGTGCTCCGGGAACGGACCGAAGTGAACCTGACGACCAAGGGCCGTCGGGTCGCTGGCGAGCGGATGGGCGAGCAGTAG
- the acs gene encoding acetate--CoA ligase, translated as MTRGDEPDRGQSQTGRETVEPPDWFVKQANVTDLAVYDRFEREWPDCWREAAELLDWEKPFETVLRGTDGPPFEWFPDGRLNAAYNCLDRHLPERKNQLALVWEGHLGESRTYTYLELYREVNAFAAALRDRGVGPDDVVTLYLPMVPELPVAMLACARLGVPHNVVFAGFSADALATRMERAESEYLITCDGYYRRGSAVAQKNKADNARITVDHDVSVVVLDRLGRDVHLGDDYVDYHDLLAAHEGAEVEPVSQAADDPLFRIYTSGTTGQPKAVTHTTGGYLAHVAWTARSVLDIKPEDTYWCSADIGWITGHSYIVYGPLALGTTTVLYNGTADHPEKDRLWELIEKYAVDVFYTAPTAVRAFMKWGEQYPEQHDLSSLRLLGTVGEPMDAHAWEWYREHIGGGECPVVDTWWQTETGAILVSTLPGVDEMKPGAAGTPLPGIEASVVTRSGATAEPNTAGELVVTRPWPGMPRALLDGTGWGSAPDSAEEWRYYPEDSVSVDADGYITFLGRIDDAINVAGRRFSTKELESTVAGVTGVAEAAVVGADDETTGTAVYVFASPEDGYAESELQTAIEDAIVNAIGGIARPKEVVFTPDLPKTRSGKVMRRLLTSVANDEDLGDTSALRNPEILGEIQSTTRRK; from the coding sequence ATGACACGGGGTGACGAACCGGATCGGGGCCAGTCCCAGACGGGGCGAGAGACAGTCGAACCACCGGACTGGTTCGTCAAACAGGCGAACGTGACGGACTTGGCTGTCTACGACCGCTTCGAACGGGAGTGGCCCGATTGCTGGCGCGAGGCCGCCGAGTTGCTTGACTGGGAGAAGCCGTTTGAGACGGTACTCCGTGGAACGGACGGACCACCGTTCGAATGGTTCCCCGACGGCCGATTAAACGCCGCATACAACTGTCTTGACCGGCACCTCCCCGAGCGCAAGAACCAACTAGCACTGGTCTGGGAGGGACACCTCGGCGAGTCCCGCACCTACACGTACCTCGAACTGTACCGGGAGGTCAACGCCTTTGCAGCAGCGTTGCGCGACCGCGGCGTCGGCCCGGACGACGTGGTGACGCTGTACCTCCCGATGGTGCCCGAGCTCCCGGTCGCGATGCTGGCCTGTGCCCGTCTTGGCGTGCCACACAACGTCGTCTTCGCCGGGTTCTCTGCGGACGCGCTCGCGACGCGAATGGAGCGAGCCGAGTCAGAGTATCTCATTACCTGTGACGGCTACTACCGCCGCGGTAGCGCCGTCGCACAAAAGAACAAGGCCGATAACGCGCGAATCACTGTCGACCACGACGTGTCGGTCGTCGTGCTTGACCGACTGGGCCGTGATGTGCATTTAGGCGACGACTACGTCGACTATCACGACCTGCTGGCGGCCCACGAAGGAGCCGAAGTCGAGCCCGTTTCGCAGGCAGCGGACGACCCGCTTTTTCGCATCTACACCTCGGGCACGACCGGGCAGCCGAAGGCTGTCACCCACACGACCGGGGGGTATCTCGCACACGTCGCCTGGACCGCCCGGTCAGTTCTCGACATCAAGCCCGAAGACACCTACTGGTGTTCGGCCGACATCGGCTGGATTACCGGCCACTCCTACATCGTCTACGGCCCGCTCGCGCTTGGAACGACGACAGTACTGTACAACGGCACAGCGGACCACCCCGAGAAAGACCGCCTGTGGGAGCTCATCGAGAAGTACGCCGTTGACGTGTTCTATACTGCGCCGACGGCAGTCCGGGCGTTCATGAAGTGGGGTGAACAGTACCCCGAGCAACACGACCTCTCCAGCCTGCGCCTGCTGGGCACGGTTGGCGAGCCGATGGACGCTCACGCCTGGGAGTGGTATCGCGAACACATCGGCGGCGGCGAGTGCCCAGTCGTGGACACCTGGTGGCAGACCGAAACCGGTGCGATACTCGTATCGACGCTGCCCGGTGTCGACGAAATGAAACCCGGGGCCGCTGGAACCCCACTGCCGGGAATCGAGGCATCCGTCGTTACCCGCTCGGGCGCAACAGCCGAGCCGAACACGGCCGGGGAACTCGTTGTGACGCGCCCCTGGCCGGGGATGCCCCGCGCGTTACTTGACGGGACGGGCTGGGGCAGCGCCCCGGACAGCGCCGAGGAATGGCGGTACTACCCCGAAGACAGCGTCTCGGTCGACGCTGACGGTTACATCACGTTCCTCGGTCGGATCGACGACGCGATCAACGTCGCCGGCCGGCGGTTTAGCACCAAGGAACTGGAGTCGACGGTCGCCGGCGTCACCGGCGTCGCCGAAGCCGCCGTCGTCGGTGCCGACGACGAGACGACCGGAACGGCGGTGTACGTGTTTGCTTCTCCGGAGGACGGCTACGCCGAGAGTGAACTCCAGACAGCCATCGAGGACGCTATCGTCAACGCCATCGGTGGTATCGCCCGCCCGAAAGAGGTCGTGTTCACGCCCGACCTCCCGAAAACGCGCTCGGGCAAGGTTATGCGCCGCCTGCTGACGTCAGTGGCGAACGACGAGGATCTGGGCGATACCAGCGCGCTGCGAAACCCCGAAATTCTCGGCGAAATCCAGTCGACTACGAGACGGAAGTAA
- the aglF gene encoding UTP--glucose-1-phosphate uridylyltransferase AglF gives MKAVVLAAGEGTRLRPLTEDKPKGMVEVAGKPILTHCFEQLIELGADELLVVVGYKKQAIINHYEDEFDGVPITYTHQREQNGLAHALLTVEEHVDDDFMLMLGDNIFEANLQDVVNRQAEERADAAFLVEEVPWEEAGRYGVCDTNKYGEITEVVEKPEEPPSNLVMTGFYTFTPAIFHACHLVQPSNRGEYEISDAIDLLLHSGRTIDAIRMDGWRNDIGYPEDRDQAEERLQGEINPEIAAENIAASE, from the coding sequence ATGAAAGCTGTCGTACTTGCCGCTGGTGAGGGGACCCGTCTCCGCCCGCTGACCGAAGACAAGCCAAAGGGGATGGTAGAGGTCGCGGGGAAACCGATTCTGACCCACTGCTTCGAGCAGTTGATCGAGCTAGGCGCCGACGAACTGCTGGTAGTTGTCGGCTACAAGAAGCAGGCCATCATTAATCACTACGAGGACGAGTTCGATGGTGTTCCGATTACCTACACCCACCAACGCGAGCAGAACGGCCTTGCCCATGCACTCCTGACCGTCGAGGAACACGTTGACGACGACTTCATGCTGATGCTCGGCGACAACATCTTCGAAGCGAACCTCCAAGACGTCGTCAACCGTCAGGCGGAGGAACGTGCCGACGCCGCCTTCCTCGTTGAGGAAGTCCCGTGGGAAGAAGCCGGGCGGTACGGTGTCTGTGACACCAACAAGTACGGTGAGATCACCGAAGTCGTCGAAAAGCCAGAAGAGCCGCCGTCAAACCTTGTGATGACTGGGTTCTACACGTTCACGCCAGCTATCTTCCACGCCTGCCATCTGGTGCAGCCCTCCAATCGCGGCGAGTACGAGATCAGTGATGCGATTGACCTCCTGTTACACTCCGGGCGAACGATCGACGCGATCCGCATGGACGGCTGGCGGAACGATATCGGCTATCCCGAAGACCGCGATCAGGCCGAGGAACGGCTACAGGGCGAAATTAACCCAGAGATAGCCGCCGAAAACATCGCTGCAAGCGAGTGA
- the glmS gene encoding glutamine--fructose-6-phosphate transaminase (isomerizing) — MCGIIGCVGRGDETLDTLVHGLSKLEYRGYDSAGVALANNHLDLCKHSGKIADLREALSDRTLSGSVGIGHTRWSTHGPPTDENAHPHQDCTGDVAVVHNGIIENYQSLRDELVSAGHTFTSDTDTEVVPHLIEDALEAGADPEDAVRETVDRLEGSYAVAVVVAGCDSVFAARNDSPLVLGIDDDATYLASDVPAFRDFTDKVVYLADGEFARLNGAGWTVTDTDGNVVEKDIDTVQWDPEETGKSGYDHFMLKEIHEQPRALRQCLRGRVDELAGTVDIGDLGDLSPTGVQFVACGTSYHAALHGAQLFREAGVPAQAFLASEYATGTPPIGDALVVGVTQSGETADTLSALRAARRRGARTLAVTNVVGSTAARECDHALYIRAGPEIGVAATKTFASQLAALNLLALGTSTTGDARQVISALRDLPGHVQEVLDESAAREVAGLYQDANAYFFIGRGYQEPVALEGALKMKEITYKHAEGFAAGELKHGPLALVTENTPVFAIVTGDDERARKTIGNVKEVEARDAPVVAITDGQSDVERYADHVLQIPKTHPRAAAVLANTHLQLVSYHTAALLGRNIDKPRNLAKSVTVE, encoded by the coding sequence ATGTGTGGGATCATCGGCTGTGTCGGCCGCGGCGACGAAACGCTCGACACGCTCGTTCACGGCCTCTCGAAGCTGGAGTACCGTGGGTATGACTCCGCTGGCGTCGCGCTTGCGAACAACCATCTCGACCTGTGCAAACACTCCGGGAAAATTGCCGACTTGCGCGAGGCACTGTCGGACCGGACGCTCTCGGGGTCGGTCGGTATCGGCCACACCCGCTGGAGCACGCACGGTCCGCCGACCGACGAGAACGCTCACCCGCATCAGGACTGCACCGGTGATGTCGCAGTCGTCCACAACGGCATCATCGAGAACTACCAGTCCCTGCGGGACGAACTCGTCAGCGCTGGCCACACTTTCACGTCCGACACCGATACTGAGGTCGTCCCCCATCTCATCGAAGACGCGCTAGAGGCGGGAGCTGACCCCGAAGACGCTGTCAGAGAGACGGTCGACCGACTTGAGGGAAGCTATGCCGTCGCCGTTGTCGTTGCCGGCTGTGACTCGGTATTTGCCGCGCGAAACGACTCGCCGCTCGTGTTAGGCATCGACGACGACGCGACGTATCTGGCCAGTGACGTGCCCGCCTTCCGGGATTTCACCGACAAGGTCGTCTACCTCGCTGACGGCGAGTTCGCCCGCCTCAACGGTGCCGGATGGACCGTCACTGACACCGACGGCAATGTCGTCGAGAAGGACATCGACACCGTCCAGTGGGACCCCGAGGAGACCGGCAAAAGCGGCTACGACCACTTCATGCTCAAAGAGATCCACGAGCAACCGCGTGCGCTCCGGCAGTGTCTGCGGGGCCGGGTCGACGAACTTGCCGGAACGGTCGACATCGGCGACCTCGGCGACCTTTCCCCGACCGGCGTCCAGTTCGTCGCCTGCGGGACCTCCTACCATGCAGCTCTGCACGGCGCACAACTGTTCCGTGAAGCGGGCGTCCCCGCCCAGGCGTTCCTCGCCAGCGAATACGCCACAGGTACGCCACCCATCGGCGACGCGCTCGTCGTTGGCGTCACGCAGAGCGGCGAAACCGCAGACACGCTTTCCGCACTTCGGGCCGCCCGCCGCCGCGGCGCACGCACGCTGGCCGTGACCAACGTCGTTGGCTCAACCGCGGCCCGCGAATGCGATCACGCGCTGTACATCCGCGCTGGGCCGGAAATCGGCGTCGCCGCTACCAAGACCTTCGCCTCCCAGCTAGCCGCGCTGAACCTGCTCGCCCTTGGGACGTCGACGACCGGTGATGCCCGGCAGGTAATTAGCGCGCTCCGCGACCTCCCCGGTCACGTTCAGGAGGTTCTTGATGAGTCTGCCGCCCGGGAAGTCGCTGGGTTGTATCAGGACGCCAACGCCTACTTCTTCATCGGCCGTGGCTACCAAGAGCCCGTGGCACTCGAAGGCGCACTGAAAATGAAGGAGATTACCTACAAGCACGCCGAGGGCTTCGCTGCCGGTGAGCTAAAACACGGCCCACTTGCTCTGGTGACAGAGAACACGCCCGTGTTCGCTATCGTGACTGGCGACGACGAGCGCGCCCGCAAGACGATCGGAAACGTCAAAGAGGTCGAAGCGCGCGACGCCCCGGTGGTCGCAATTACTGACGGACAGAGCGACGTTGAACGGTACGCCGACCACGTACTCCAAATTCCGAAGACGCATCCGCGGGCCGCTGCAGTGCTTGCGAATACGCACCTGCAGCTGGTGTCGTATCACACAGCTGCATTGCTGGGCCGAAACATCGATAAACCACGCAACCTGGCAAAAAGTGTGACGGTAGAGTGA
- a CDS encoding sugar transferase, whose protein sequence is MDSGWRYRVASVAGVVVLTAVAVALVNNATIQSIATTIPILSRLPTDPPTGPEFTIELLVTIAVVVSVFLPLYKPRPRRILDAIALAQKRVLVAALVLATIGYFDYSYKLPRLTVVLVTPLLLVALPAWFVWIRKRPSSNGERTIVVGDNLRVIDEVASVVNGTLLRYLCPTSVITTIEQTEAIADGGTNPSGLERLGGLSRIEDVLVEYDIDTVVLAFEHADRAEFFGALDACYEYGVNAKVHRDHADSVLTASGGVGTLVDVEIEPWDIQDYILKRAFDIAFASAGLIALSPVIVGIVVAIKLEDGGSILYRQDRTAVFGETFSIYKFRSMIENAEDETGAKISDEDAGGVDPRVTAVGRVLRQTHLDEIPQLWSILRGDMSVVGPRPERPVLDSDIQTGVVDWQKRWFVKPGLTGPAQVNHVTGKEPGEKLRYDIEYVRDQSFSYNMKLVSRQVWSVIIDIIMVHRNH, encoded by the coding sequence ATTGATAGTGGCTGGCGGTACCGGGTTGCAAGTGTGGCCGGCGTTGTCGTGCTTACAGCGGTCGCCGTCGCACTTGTTAATAACGCGACCATCCAGTCGATAGCGACAACTATCCCGATACTCAGTCGGCTGCCGACTGACCCCCCAACGGGGCCAGAATTCACGATCGAGCTCTTGGTCACAATCGCGGTCGTCGTCAGTGTGTTCCTCCCGTTGTACAAACCTCGCCCACGGAGAATTCTTGATGCGATAGCACTGGCCCAGAAGCGGGTACTCGTGGCGGCTCTCGTCCTGGCGACGATCGGATACTTCGACTATTCGTACAAGCTGCCGCGTTTGACTGTCGTGTTAGTGACTCCCTTATTACTGGTCGCATTGCCCGCGTGGTTTGTGTGGATTCGGAAGCGACCGTCCTCAAACGGCGAGCGAACCATCGTCGTTGGCGATAACCTCCGAGTTATAGACGAAGTAGCAAGCGTAGTCAACGGGACGCTCCTGAGATATCTCTGTCCGACGAGTGTCATTACGACAATCGAACAGACCGAAGCCATCGCTGACGGCGGAACTAACCCCAGTGGGTTGGAACGGTTGGGTGGCCTCTCGCGGATTGAGGACGTGCTCGTCGAGTATGACATCGATACGGTCGTGCTAGCATTTGAACATGCCGACCGGGCGGAGTTCTTCGGCGCTCTCGACGCCTGTTACGAGTACGGTGTCAACGCGAAAGTTCATCGCGACCATGCAGATTCTGTGCTGACCGCCAGCGGTGGAGTCGGAACCCTGGTTGACGTAGAGATCGAGCCCTGGGACATACAGGACTACATTCTCAAGCGCGCGTTCGATATCGCGTTTGCATCGGCTGGGCTGATCGCGCTATCGCCGGTGATCGTTGGGATTGTAGTCGCGATAAAGCTAGAGGACGGCGGCTCGATACTGTACCGACAAGACCGAACAGCGGTGTTCGGCGAAACATTCTCGATCTACAAGTTTCGGTCGATGATCGAGAACGCAGAAGACGAAACCGGTGCGAAGATTAGCGACGAAGATGCGGGTGGAGTCGATCCACGCGTAACCGCGGTCGGGCGAGTGCTGCGACAGACGCATCTGGATGAAATTCCACAACTCTGGTCGATACTGCGGGGTGATATGAGCGTCGTCGGTCCACGGCCAGAACGACCGGTGCTGGATTCGGATATCCAGACTGGTGTCGTTGACTGGCAGAAACGATGGTTCGTCAAACCGGGCCTAACCGGTCCTGCCCAGGTTAATCATGTGACTGGAAAAGAGCCTGGCGAAAAGCTGCGATACGACATAGAATACGTGCGTGACCAGTCGTTTAGCTACAATATGAAACTCGTTTCGAGACAGGTCTGGAGCGTTATTATTGATATTATAATGGTGCACAGGAACCATTGA
- the aglM gene encoding UDP-glucose 6-dehydrogenase AglM has protein sequence MNLSIVGSGYVGTTVAACLADLGHEVVTIDIDEDIVDAINNGESPIHEPGLDELVAEHGGGRLRASTDYEEILDTELTMLALPTPSNDDGSIDLQFMEAGAASIGEALAGTENAAADPHLVVTKSTVVPNTTEDRLAPRIADAGLERGADFLVASNPEFQREGTAVADFLNPDKLVFGTDDDRATALLNDLYAPLREAADGDVPVVETGIAEAEMIKYANNTFLATKVSLINDIGNICKEFGVDAYEVADAIGLDDRIGEQFLRSGVGWGGSCFPKDTDAIIAAAQEQGYDPAVLSAAVELNDAQPERLLSLIDDHVDVSGKRIAVLGLAFKPGTDDIRNTRAVPVIEGLQERGADIVAYDPVATENMRERYPDIEYADSAAIALEGASGAVVVTGWDEFGALDAEFDEMAAPVVVDGRRSIKRRDGITYEGLTW, from the coding sequence ATGAACCTCAGCATTGTCGGGAGTGGATACGTCGGGACAACGGTCGCCGCGTGTCTTGCGGATCTCGGGCACGAAGTCGTAACGATAGACATCGACGAAGACATCGTTGACGCAATCAATAACGGCGAGTCGCCGATACACGAACCTGGGCTTGACGAACTTGTCGCCGAACACGGTGGTGGGCGACTCCGGGCAAGTACCGACTACGAAGAAATACTCGACACTGAACTGACGATGTTGGCGCTTCCGACACCATCGAACGACGATGGAAGCATCGACCTCCAGTTCATGGAAGCCGGTGCGGCATCTATCGGTGAGGCGCTGGCCGGCACTGAGAACGCGGCAGCGGACCCGCATCTCGTCGTCACGAAGTCGACTGTCGTCCCGAACACGACCGAGGATCGGCTCGCACCACGTATCGCTGACGCCGGTCTCGAACGCGGGGCGGACTTCCTCGTCGCGTCCAATCCTGAGTTCCAGCGCGAGGGGACGGCCGTCGCGGACTTCCTGAATCCTGACAAACTCGTCTTCGGGACGGACGACGACCGCGCAACGGCCCTTCTCAATGACCTCTACGCGCCGCTACGCGAGGCTGCTGACGGCGACGTGCCGGTTGTCGAAACCGGTATCGCCGAGGCCGAGATGATAAAGTACGCCAACAACACGTTCCTCGCGACGAAAGTCAGCCTCATCAACGACATCGGGAACATTTGCAAGGAGTTCGGCGTTGACGCCTACGAGGTCGCCGATGCTATCGGACTGGACGACCGGATCGGCGAGCAGTTCCTCCGAAGCGGCGTCGGCTGGGGTGGCAGTTGCTTCCCGAAAGACACGGACGCCATCATCGCCGCGGCGCAGGAGCAGGGCTACGACCCCGCTGTCCTTTCCGCGGCCGTGGAACTGAACGACGCGCAGCCAGAGCGGCTCCTCTCCCTCATCGATGACCACGTCGACGTATCCGGCAAACGAATCGCTGTTCTCGGGCTGGCATTCAAACCCGGGACGGATGACATCCGAAACACGCGAGCTGTTCCGGTCATCGAGGGACTGCAGGAGCGTGGCGCAGACATCGTCGCCTACGACCCTGTTGCCACCGAGAATATGCGCGAGCGCTATCCCGACATCGAGTACGCCGACTCAGCTGCGATCGCTCTTGAGGGTGCGTCCGGCGCTGTTGTTGTCACTGGCTGGGACGAGTTCGGAGCGCTCGACGCTGAATTCGATGAGATGGCTGCCCCTGTCGTTGTTGACGGCCGACGGAGCATCAAGCGGCGCGACGGCATCACTTACGAAGGATTGACCTGGTAG